GCCAACCTCACGAGCCTCCGCGACGGCCTCGGCTGCCGCTAGGCCGGATGCTGAGAACCTCAGAGGTTGCTCAAAAAGGTCCAGATGCGAGGCGGACAATTGTCTCAGCCCTCGCCTCGGGGCTCCGCCCCTCAGCTCGAACTGCCACGAGCGTGCGGCCGAGGGCGCCCCAACGGGCTTTGCTAAATGATGCAGATGGGCCTTTTTCAGCAGCCTCCGAGTACAATCTGAGGTCATGGAGGCACATCCTGCCCGCCATTGGCGCGCGCTCTCCCTGGGAGGCGCCGCGCTGTTCCTGGGGCTCGGAGTCTTGGTCTTTGCCGTCGGCCTTCTGCCCGGCGACTCGACGCTCTACGAGGAGGTCATGGCGCACCGGACTCCGGCTATCCTCGAGTTCTTCTCCTGGGCCAACATGTTCGGCTCGTGGACTGGCCTCCTGCCTGCCTCTCTCGTGCTCCTTGCCATCTCGCCAGAGGCGAGGAAGCGCTGGTGGCTCATCGTGCTCGTGCTCCTCGGGGCGCCGCTGATCGAACAGGTGGCCAAGCACCTCGTCGGGCGGACGCGGCCGCGCGGATCGGCCATGGGCTTTCCGAGCGGCCACATGACCGGGGCCGCGGCCTTCGCCGTCATCGCCATCTACTTCGCCATCAAGGAGCCGTGGAGCCGTGTCCAGCGGCTCGGGCTCACCGCCGTGGTGACCGTCATGGTGGTCCTGGTCGGCGTCGCGCGCCTCGTGCTGAACGCGCACTGGCCGTCCGACATGCTGGGCGGCCTGCTCCTCGGCTCCACCTGCGCGGCGGCCGGCGCGTGGTGGGATGCGAGGCGGAGCGCGGCCTGATGCGCCCTTTCGTCGAGCTCGAGGGCGTGGGCGTCTCCTACGGCGAAGTCCGCGTGCTCGACGGCATCAACCTCACCGTCGAGCCCGGCGACTTTCTCGGCATCATCGGCCCCAACGGCTCGGGCAAGACCACCCTCCTGCGGGTGATGCTGGGGCTGCTGGAACCCCAGGAAGGCTCGGTGAGGCTCTTCGGCCAGCCGCCGTCCGCATTCCGCGAGTGGCGGCGATTGGGCTATGTCCCGCAGCGGGCCGCGCTCGATCCTTCCCTGCCCGTGACCGTGCGGGAGGTGGTCGCCTCCGGCCTCGTGGCGAGCCTTGGTCTTCTCCAGCGTATCGGCCGGGCGCAGAGAGCCCGCGTTTCGGACGCGCTGGCCCGCGTCGGCATGGAGGCGCACGCGCGGGCGCGCATCGGCGCGCTCTCAACCGGGCAGCAGCAGCGCGTGCTGATCGCCCGCGCGCTCTGCTCCGACCCCGAGCTGATCATCCTGGACGAGCCCACGGGCGGCGTGGACCCCGAGGCGCAGACCTCCTTTTACGCCATGCTCCACCACTTGAACCGCGAGCGCGAGGTCACCCTCGTCCTCGTCAGCCACGACATCGGCGTCGTCGCCAAGCAGGTCACGAAGCTCGCCTGCCTCAACCGGCGGCTCATCTTCCACGGCCGCCCCGGCGATTTCCTGAGCGACGCGGCCCTGACGGCCCTGTACGGGCCGTCAGTGCGCATCGTGAGCCACGACCACTAGCCCCATGCCCGACTTCCTCCAGTTCGGCTTCATGCAGCGCGCGTTCGTGGCGGGCGCCGTCATGGCCGTGGTCTGCCCGCTGATCGGCGTCTTCCTCGTGCCGCGTCGGCTCTCCCTGATTGCGGACACGCTGGCGCACGTCGCGCTGGCGGGCGTGGCGCTCGGGCTCCTCGTGGGCGCCTCGCCGGTCCTTGGCGCCCTCGTCGTGACCGTGGCCGGCGCGCTCGGCATGGAGC
The Candidatus Methylomirabilota bacterium genome window above contains:
- a CDS encoding metal ABC transporter ATP-binding protein, with translation MRPFVELEGVGVSYGEVRVLDGINLTVEPGDFLGIIGPNGSGKTTLLRVMLGLLEPQEGSVRLFGQPPSAFREWRRLGYVPQRAALDPSLPVTVREVVASGLVASLGLLQRIGRAQRARVSDALARVGMEAHARARIGALSTGQQQRVLIARALCSDPELIILDEPTGGVDPEAQTSFYAMLHHLNREREVTLVLVSHDIGVVAKQVTKLACLNRRLIFHGRPGDFLSDAALTALYGPSVRIVSHDH
- a CDS encoding phosphatase PAP2 family protein, whose protein sequence is MEAHPARHWRALSLGGAALFLGLGVLVFAVGLLPGDSTLYEEVMAHRTPAILEFFSWANMFGSWTGLLPASLVLLAISPEARKRWWLIVLVLLGAPLIEQVAKHLVGRTRPRGSAMGFPSGHMTGAAAFAVIAIYFAIKEPWSRVQRLGLTAVVTVMVVLVGVARLVLNAHWPSDMLGGLLLGSTCAAAGAWWDARRSAA